In Topomyia yanbarensis strain Yona2022 unplaced genomic scaffold, ASM3024719v1 HiC_scaffold_73, whole genome shotgun sequence, one DNA window encodes the following:
- the LOC131696105 gene encoding uncharacterized protein LOC131696105, translated as MVFTHPNKTQKLMMSTVGQEESNLDSTGYDCALCDKPNHADKQMVYCKTCKRWFHFFCVGVTEAIKDVSWNCEGCQNNPDANSGIEDGNESNDSILDIANVGFKSNEMWLANEQEQEKVDQDHKRDLELMKEIKRSNFRRELKRQELQHLADLELEREILEMKRIADEKFRKMKEELSIQYSSRNTAGATDIGDKLSRDEAKRETLWMDSMRNPGKQRQQPMPADYRGAYPKSSTPAVENHLGNPPPRKLGTTSSRNPHIRSKKVLQREPSLYDNRDSSCGDDSDSEGSYVEERWERPERKLTKAHLAARKGPFQKLPFFTGRPEEWPMFFSSWHNSNKACNWSNLENLGRLQDSIKGAALEAVRSRLLLPEMVPAVIETLKNLYGRPEQLLQTLVAKAKRADPPRIDRLQTFIKFGVVVQQLSDHLTAAGLRDHLVNPMLIHELVDKLPSSTKLEWVRYKRQRAIVTLATFADFLSEIVSEASEVTLFTEMQPEQNRRDAKDRREHTRRDRQPEGFLHTHFGEGEDWCPAVQKQYDRKSEELEDKRKLCRVCNRTDHRIRYCEDFRKLSWDQRMREVNRWKLCNICLNEHGQTRCRFKIKCTVGTCQERHHPLLHPPNHQRYLTPVTTDCNAHDLQSNQPVLFRMVPVRLTNGKRFVDVIAFLDEGASYSLVEREVAEHIKLEGESQPILVKWTAGMTRMERDSKRVDLSISGRNSMKQFALKNVHTVDQLKLPKQTLDYTHVAAKYSHLKGLPVTDYRSGTPKILIGLKHLHVYAPLESRIGNAGEPIAVRTHLGWTVYGPQEGGESSTTFSCHHDVQRAADLELHELLRSHYVLEESGISVTMLPESVDDRRARKILEETTVWVGDRYETGLLWKKDHPELPDSYPMAVKRMQNLEKKLSKNPELQRNVSQQINQYLEKGYAHKLTVQDTEDAVPGKLWYLPLNVVLNSKKPNKVRLVWDAAAAVKGISLNSALLKGPDLLTNLPVVLYHFRERPIAFGGDITEMYHQIQIRRSDKQSQRFLFRNDPSGPPQTYVMDVATFGSTSSPCSAQYIKNKNAREFIEQFPDAVEAIIGKHYVDDYLDSTDTVESAIKRAVEVRMIHSKAGFRIRSWVSNSAAFLEELGEPRTDKLVHFSSDKTTTTERVLGVSWDASEDVFVFSTKLRSDLEPFITGSKRPTKRQVSSCVMSFFDPHGFLAPFTIHGKLIIQDLWRSGCSWDEKIDDDSADKWNRWTAAMLAVDKLRIPRCYFSSALPQDRENLQLHVFVDASETAYGCVAYFRAVIDGKPRCALVASKAKVAPLQHLSIPRLELLAAVIGARLSQSIKTGHSFPITRTFLWTDSRTVLAWIQSDHRKYKQFVAFRIGEILSQVGPDDWRWLPSKMNSADVLTKWKPGQPLDSNGEYVKGHEFLHRPMQYWPPEETVTPNPKEELRAVHLFHEIVSTQTLIDSTRFSCWNVLIRTVACIFRFISNCRTKKLHQRIAALPASPRLLKVINKPLTAVVTPLTREEYRSAENYLWRMVQQETFGDEVKILFKNRGLPPERWYALERCSPLFKLSPMLDEHNVIRLESRSAHAEFISFELRFPIVLPKDHDVTKKLLLFYHKKFGHANRETVVNEIRQRFYIPKLRAAVLQVSKKCIWCRVHKCSPTFPRMAPLPDQRLTSRMRPFSFVGIDYFGPLNVTVGRRNEKRWVALMTCLTTRAIHMEVAHGLTSQACIMAIRRFMCRRGVPLEFFSDNGTNFQAVSKEFGRLGRQIDIDCAEAFTDARTQWHFNPPSAPHMGGSWERLVRSAKEAMKAFDDGRKLTDEVLLTVLAESEEMINSRPLTYMPQESAEEEALTPNHFLRGLPSDERKLEPVAVNPAEALRDQYKRSQQLADVLWQRWVKEYIPTINRRTKWYEDSEPIAVGDLVYITDGSSRRCWTRGVVEQLIRGRDGRVRQAMVRTNRRILRRAVTKLAVLELGGKSGQGTELGPELREGGLLAPLH; from the exons AT GGTTTTTACTCATCCGAACAAAACTCAAAAATTAATGATGAGTACGGTTGGACAGGAGGAATCTAACCTAGATTCAACAGGCTATGACTGTGCACTTTGTGACAAGCCGAACCACGCCGACAAGCAAATGGTTTATTGCAAAACCTGTAAGCGCTGGTTCCACTTTTTCTGCGTAGGTGTCACAGAAGCAATTAAGGACGTTTCATGGAATTGCGAGGGCTGTCAAAATAATCCGGATGCGAATTCTGGCATAGAAGATGGAAATGAGTCGAACGATTCCATTCTCGACATTGCAAACGTTGGTTTCAAGAGCAATGAAATGTGGCTGGCCAACGAGCAGGAGCAAGAAAAGGTCGATCAGGACCACAAACGTGACCTGGAACTTATGAAGGAGATAAAGCGAAGTAATTTCCGCCGGGAGTTGAAGCGCCAGGAGCTGCAACATCTGGCAGATCTTGAACTTGAACGCGAGATATTAGAGATGAAGCGGATAGCTGATGAAAAGTTCCGGAAAATGAAGGAGGAACTGTCAATACAGTATAGTAGCAGAAATACTGCGGGGGCAACAGACATTGGCGACAAACTCAGTCGGGACGAGGCAAAAAGGGAAACATTGTGGATGGATTCGATGCGAAACCCGGGAAAACAAAGGCAGCAACCAATGCCTGCTGATTACCGTGGCGCTTATCCAAAAAGCTCCACACCTGCTGTCGAAAACCACCTGGGCAATCCACCGCCACGAAAGCTGGGCACTACTTCGTCGCGAAATCCGCACATACGATCCAAAAAGGTATTACAACGTGAGCCTTCGTTGTACGATAACCGTGACTCGTCGTGTGGCGATGATTCGGATAGCGAAGGCAGCTATGTAGAAGAACGATGGGAGCGACCAGAGAGAAAACTAACGAAAGCACACTTAGCGGCCAGAAAAGGGCCATTTCAGAAGCTTCCATTCTTTACGGGAAGGCCCGAAGAGTGGCCAATGTTCTTCAGCAGTTGGCACAACAGTAATAAAGCCTGCAACTGGTCAAATTTGGAAAATCTTGGCAGATTGCAGGACAGTATCAAAGGGGCCGCGCTCGAAGCGGTGAGAAGCAGATTGTTATTACCGGAAATGGTGCCAGCCGTCATCGAGACTCTTAAAAACCTATATGGTCGACCGGAACAACTTCTCCAGACACTAGTAGCAAAGGCAAAAAGAGCGGACCCCCCACGCATCGACCGATTGCAGACGTTCATCAAGTTCGGCGTCGTTGTACAGCAACTTAGCGACCACCTAACTGCAGCCGGCCTCCGGGACCACCTGGTAAACCCCATGCTGATTCATGAGCTTGTGGATAAACTTCCATCTAGCACTAAGCTTGAGTGGGTGCGCTACAAACGACAGCGAGCTATAGTGACTTTGGCAACATTTGCGGATTTTTTGTCAGAGATCGTATCGGAGGCCAGTGAAGTGACGCTCTTCACCGAAATGCAGCCGGAGCAAAACCGCCGGGATGCCAAGGACAGACGCGAACATACGCGCAGAGACAGACAACCGGAAGGGTTCCTGCACACACATTTCGGCGAGGGGGAAGACTGGTGTCCGGCTGTCCAAAAGCAGTACGACAGAAAATCAGAAGAGCTGGAGGATAAGCGTAAACTCTGTCGAGTCTGCAATCGGACAGATCATCGAATTCGCTACTGCGAAGATTTTCGTAAGCTCTCCTGGGACCAACGAATGAGGGAGGTAAACAGGTGGAAATTATGCAACATTTGCCTGAACGAACATGGTCAGACGCGATGTCGTTTCAAGATTAAATGTACCGTTGGGACCTGCCAAGAACGACATCATCCATTGCTTCATCCGCCGAACCATCAGCGCTATTTGACACCTGTGACAACAGATTGCAACGCCCATGATTTGCAGTCAAATCAACCAGTTCTATTTCGAATGGTTCCGGTCAGGCTGACCAACGGTAAGCGGTTCGTGGACGTGATCGCCTTTCTCGATGAGGGCGCATCCTATTCGCTTGTGGAAAGGGAAGTGGCAGAACATATTAAGCTAGAAGGGGAGTCACAGCCAATTCTGGTGAAATGGACTGCCGGAATGACACGTATGGAACGTGACTCAAAACGTGTTGATCTGTCGATCTCGGGGCGAAATTCGATGAAGCAATtcgctttgaaaaatgttcacacagttgatcaactaaaactaccAAAGCAAACGTTGGACTACACGCATGTTGCAGCAAAATATAGTCACTTGAAAGGTTTGCCTGTGACCGATTATCGTAGTGGTACTCCAAAAATTTTGATTGGTCTGAAACATCTACATGTTTACGCCCCTCTGGAATCACGTATTGGAAATGCAGGTGAACCAATTGCAGTGCGTACTCATCTTGGATGGACAGTTTATGGTCCACAGGAAGGTGGCGAGTCTTCGACAACATTTTCCTGTCATCATGATGTTCAGCGAGCGGCGGATCTTGAACTCCATGAACTACTTCGGAGCCATTACGTGCTGGAGGAATCTGGAATATCAGTTACCATGCTTCCGGAATCAGTCGATGATCGCCGCGCTcgcaaaatattagaggaaactACCGTCTGGGTGGGAGACCGTTACGAAACCGGTCTTTTGTGGAAGAAAGACCACCCTGAATTACCGGACAGCTACCCCATGGCAGTGAAGCGAATGCAAAATCTGGAAAAGAAGCTGTCCAAGAATCCTGAATTGCAAAGGAACGTGTCCCAGCAAATCAATCAGTATTTGGAAAAGGGATACGCACACAAATTAACGGTGCAGGATACAGAGGACGCGGTACCAGGTAAACTTTGGTACCTTCCATTGAACGTGGTACTCAACTCGAAGAAACCAAACAAGGTTCGTCTGGTTTGGGATGCGGCAGCAGCAGTCAAAGGAATCTCGCTCAATTCAGCATTACTCAAGGGACCGGATCTACTCACTAACCTGCCCGTCGTGCTGTATCATTTCCGTGAGCGGCCAATCGCTTTTGGGGGCGACATCACTGAAATGTATCACCAGATTCAGATCAGGCGGAGTGATAAGCAGTCACAGCGGTTTCTTTTTCGAAACGACCCATCCGGTCCCCCACAAACCTACGTAATGGACGTGGCAACCTTTGGATCAACGTCATCTCCGTGCTCCGCGCAgtacataaaaaataaaaatgcgcGAGAGTTTATTGAGCAGTTTCCGGATGCGGTAGAAGCGATTATTGGCAAGCACTACGTCGACGATTACTTAGACAGCACCGATACTGTCGAGAGTGCGATCAAACGTGCAGTCGAAGTAAGGATGATCCATTCCAAGGCTGGATTCCGCATTCGTAGTTGGGTCTCTAACTCTGCTGCCTTTCTTGAAGAACTAGGCGAGCCTAGAACAGACAAACTGGTTCACTTCAGTTCCGACAAAACTACCACTACTGAGCGTGTTCTAGGGGTTTCATGGGATGCGTCGGAAGATGTTTTCGTGTTCTCAACTAAACTACGAAGTGATCTTGAACCGTTCATTACGGGAAGCAAGCGGCCAACGAAGCGCCAAGTATCCAGCTGCGTCATGAGCTTCTTTGATCCTCACGGTTTCCTAGCTCCATTTACGATTCACGGAAAGCTGATCATCCAAGACTTGTGGCGGAGCGGGTGCTCTTGGGATGagaaaattgacgacgattctGCTGACAAGTGGAACCGATGGACTGCGGCAATGCTGGCAGTCGATAAATTAAGAATACCCCGTTGCTATTTCTCTTCAGCACTCCCACAGGACCGCGAAAACTTGCAGCTACACGTTTTTGTTGATGCAAGCGAAACCGCCTACGGTTGTGTCGCATATTTTCGAGCCGTGATTGATGGTAAGCCTAGGTGTGCACTAGTCGCATCCAAAGCAAAAGTAGCGCCGTTGCAGCATCTGTCTATTCCTAGATTGGAACTACTAGCGGCAGTTATTGGTGCTAGGTTATCCCAGTCAATTAAGACAGGACACTCTTTTCCCATCACTAGAACCTTCCTATGGACCGACTCTCGGACGGTATTGGCGTGGATTCAATCAGACCACCGGAAATACAAACAGTTCGTGGCGTTCCGCATAGGTGAAATTCTCAGTCAGGTAGGCCCCGATGATTGGCGCTGGCTCCCAAGCAAAATGAACAGCGCTGATGTATTAACGAAATGGAAACCCGGTCAGCCTTTGGATTCAAACGGTGAATATGTGAAAGGACACGAATTTCTGCACCGTCCGATGCAATATTGGCCTCCTGAAGAAACTGTGACACCAAATCCAAAGGAAGAGCTTCGAGCCGTTCATTTGTTTCACGAAATAGTTTCCACTCAAACGCTTATTGACTCCACCCGCTTTTCATGTTGGAACGTTTTAATTAGAACGGTTGCCTGTATTTTTCGGTTCATTTCGAACTGTCGCACGAAAAAATTACACCAACGAATTGCAGCGTTGCCTGCCTCACCGAGGCTCTTGAAGGTTATAAACAAGCCATTGACAGCAGTAGTGACCCCACTTACCAGAGAGGAATATCGAAGTGCTGAAAATTACCTATGGAGAATGGTTCAACAAGAGACCTTTGGCGACGAAGTAAAGATCTTGTTCAAGAATCGCGGTTTGCCTCCCGAGCGATGGTACGCTTTAGAACGTTGCAGTCCTCTATTCAAACTATCACCGATGTTGGATGAGCATAATGTTATCCGGTTGGAGAGTCGATCTGCACATGCTGAATTTATTTCGTTCGAGCTGAGATTTCCGATTGTGCTCCCTAAAGACCATGACGTCACTAAGAAGCTTTTACTTTTCTACCACAAGAAATTTGGTCACGCTAATCGTGAGACGGTAGTGAACGAGATTCGACAGCGCTTTTATATCCCGAAATTGCGCGCAGCAGTACTACAGGTATCGAAGAAATGCATCTGGTGTCGAGTCCACAAATGTTCTCCAACATTTCCCAGAATGGCACCTTTGCCCGATCAGAGGCTCACGTCGAGAATGCGACCATTTAGTTTCGTGGGCATCGACTATTTTGGGCCACTCAACGTTACTGTCGGACGGCGGAACGAAAAGCGATGGGTGGCATTGATGACGTGCTTGACCACTAGAGCCATACACATGGAGGTTGCTCACGGTCTCACCAGCCAGGCGTGCATCATGGCCATACGTAGATTTATGTGTCGCAGAGGAGTCCCCCTTGAATTCTTTTCGGATAAtgggacaaattttcaagctgTAAGTAAAGAGTTTGGAAGGCTAGGAAGACAAATTGACATCGATTGCGCGGAAGCTTTCACGGATGCTCGAACGCAGTGGCACTTCAACCCACCTTCGGCCCCTCACATGGGTGGTAGCTGGGAAAGGCTGGTGAGGTCTGCAAAGGAGGCAATGAAGGCATTCGATGATGGAAGAAAACTAACCGACGAAGTGTTGTTGACTGTTTTGGCAGAATCGGAAGAAATGATCAACTCTCGGCCGTTGACGTACATGCCTCAGGAGTCAGCGGAGGAAGAGGCCTTGACACCTAATCATTTCCTTCGTGGACTGCCATCCGATGAACGCAAGTTGGAACCTGTAGCCGTCAACCCGGCTGAAGCTCTTAGGGACCAGTACAAGAGATCACAACAACTGGCAGATGTGCTGTGGCAGCGATGGGTGAAAGAATATATTCCTACCATCAACCGTCGGACTAAGTGGTATGAAGATTCCGAGCCGATTGCTGTAGGTGATTTAGTGTATATAACGGATGGAAGCAGCCGCAGATGCTGGACTCGTGGTGTTGTGGAACAGTTGATTCGAGGTCGCGACGGGAGAGTACGCCAGGCGATGGTCAGAACGAACAGAAGGATACTGCGTCGCGCGGTGACAAAGCTAGCGGTACTAGAGCTAGGTGGTAAATCTGGCCAAGGAACCGAGCTTGGACCAGAGTTACGGGAGGGGGGATTATTGGCACCACTGCACTGA